The genomic interval GGGAAAATGGACATCCAGGGCGCCTGTTCCAGATAGCCTTTGGCGGTATTCAGCATCGCCCCCCACGACGGCGCGGGCGGTTGCTGCCCCAGCCCGAGAAACGACAAGCTGGCCTCGGTGATGATCGCTGCGGCGATGGCCAGCGTGGCCTGCACCAGAATCGGCGACAGCACGTTGGGCAGCACGTAACGGATCACAATCCAGCGATCCGGCAGGCCGATGGCTCGGGCGCCGTCGATGTACTCTTCACTGCGCACCGCCATCACCTGCGCCCGCGTCAAACGGGCGAAAATCGGCATCGCCGACAAACCAATGGCGATCATCGCATTGCCGAGGCTCGGCCCGAGAAACGCCCCCAGCGCGATCGCCAGGATCAGAAACGGGCAGGCCAGCAATGCCTCGATGATGCGGGAAATCACGCCGTCCCACATCCGCTGCCAGTAACCGGCAATCAACCCCAGCGGCACGCCGATGAAGATAGCGATCAGCACCGAAATGCAGCCCGCCAGCAGCGAGGTACGCGCCCCCCAGATCACCCGGGACAGAATATCGCGCCCCAGTTCGTCGGTGCCGAGCCAGTGCAACGCCGACGGCGCCTTACGCACCGCCAGAAAATTGGTTTTGATCGGGTCGAACGGTGCCAGCCAGGGCGCCAACAGCGCGATGCCGACAAACAGCACGACGAGGGCGGCGCCAACCAGCGCGCTGTTGTTGCGCAGAAACTTGCTCAGCACCCGGTTGACGGGTTTGCGCCGCGCCGCGGCGACGGGGATCGCAGCATCACTCATGGTCAGCCTCGCATTTTCGGGTTAATCAACAGGTACAGCACGTCCGCCAGCAGGTTGAGCAGCAGAAAACCGATCGCCACGACCAGCACCACGCCCTGCACCACCGCGTAGTCGCGGTTGAAGACCGCATCGACGATCATTTTGCCGAAACCGGGGATGGTAAAGACTTGCTCGGTCAGCACCGCGCCGCCGAGCAATTCGCCGAACAACAGCGTAGTCAGCGTGA from Musicola paradisiaca NCPPB 2511 carries:
- a CDS encoding ABC transporter permease, whose protein sequence is MSDAAIPVAAARRKPVNRVLSKFLRNNSALVGAALVVLFVGIALLAPWLAPFDPIKTNFLAVRKAPSALHWLGTDELGRDILSRVIWGARTSLLAGCISVLIAIFIGVPLGLIAGYWQRMWDGVISRIIEALLACPFLILAIALGAFLGPSLGNAMIAIGLSAMPIFARLTRAQVMAVRSEEYIDGARAIGLPDRWIVIRYVLPNVLSPILVQATLAIAAAIITEASLSFLGLGQQPPAPSWGAMLNTAKGYLEQAPWMSIFPGIAIFLTVQGFNLLGDGLRDALDPRND